In Phyllopteryx taeniolatus isolate TA_2022b chromosome 1, UOR_Ptae_1.2, whole genome shotgun sequence, the following proteins share a genomic window:
- the lzic gene encoding protein LZIC, with the protein MASRGKSETGKLRQNMEEQLDRLMQQLQDLEECREELDEEEYEETKKETLEQLSEFNDSLKKIMTGDMTLVDELSGMQLAIQAAISQAFKTPEVIRLFAKKQPGQLRTRLAEMDRDVIVGKLSQAEYTQQKMEVLAALRKLGEKLTTPDETFLAENATATLSQFEKVTAGSEDKILALVSSGVKTKA; encoded by the exons ATGGCTTCCCGTGGAAAGTCTGAAACGGGCAAACTGAGACAAAATATGGAGGAGCAACTTGACAGACTGATGCAGCAGCTGCAGGATCTGGAGGAATGCAG GGAAGAGCTCGATGAAGAAGAATATGAGGAGACAAAGAAAGAGACATTGGAGCAGCTGAGTGAGTTCAACGACTCGCTGAAGAAGATCATGACAGGGGACATGACGCTCGTGGATGAACTCAGCGGCATGCAGTTG GCCATCCAGGCTGCCATCAGTCAAGCATTCAAAACTCCAGAGGTGATCCGACTTTTTGCTAAGAAGCAGCCGGGACAGCTCAGAACCCGACTGGCAGag ATGGACCGTGACGTCATTGTGGGGAAGCTGTCTCAGGCCGAGTACACACAGCAGAAGATGGAGGTGCTCGCAGCACTGAGGAAGCTGGGAGAGAAG CTCACAACTCCAGACGAAACATTCCTGGCAGAAAACGCCACGGCTACTTTGAGCCAGTTTGAAAAAGTGACGGCGG GGTCTGAAGATAAAATACTGGCTTTAGTGAGTTCTGGTGTGAAAACTAAAGCATAG